TTGAGCTGCTTGATTCTGTCGGGTTGGCGGAGTTTGCGGACGCACAAACGGTTGATCTTTCCTATGGTCGCAAGCGCGCCCTGGAAATTGCTACCACGCTGGCGCTTGAACCTGAGTTAATGTTGCTTGATGAGCCGACTCAGGGTATGGGCCATGAAGATGTGGGGCTGGTCGCCGACCTCATCAAGAAAGTATCTGAAGGTCGAACCATTCTGATGGTTGAGCATAACCTTCATGTTGTCTCCAAACTTGCGGACAGAATCACGGTGCTTCAGCGCGGTGCCATTCTTACGGAAGGTGATTACGCGACTGTTTCGGCTGATCCGCGTGTTCGAGAGGCCTATATGGGTACGGCTGCCAGTGAGGAACAGGATCGAGCCAACGAACAGGCAGCCAAGGATGCGGCAGCGGCAGAGGAGACTCGGGCATGAGTACTTATGGCGAGAAATTGCGCATCGATGACCTGCACGCCTTTTATGGTGAATCCCATATTCTGCATGGCATCGACATGAATATCATGCAGGGCGAATTGGTTACGCTGCTGGGTCGAAACGGTGCCGGACGCAGTACCACCTTGCGTGCCATTATGAATATGGTGGGACGCCGTACCGGTTCGATCAATATCAATGGGAATGAAACCCTCAATATGCCAGCGCACAAGATTGCACACCTTGGGCTGGGTTATTGCCCTGAAGAGCGGGGCATCTTTTCCAGCCTTAACGTGGAAGAGAATCTTTTGCTGCCGCCGGCAGTGCGCTCCGATGGCATGAGTGTTGAAGAGTTGTACGAAATGTTCCCCAATCTGTACGAACGTCGATACAGTCAGGGGACCCGCCTTTCTGGCGGGGAGCAGCAGATGCTGGCTCTGGCGCGTATTTTGCGCTCGGGTGCCAATATTCTGTTGCTGGATGAGATTACCGAAGGCCTTGCCCCGGTAATCGTGCAGAAGCTGGGTGAGGTACTGGTCAAGCTTAAGGAGCGAGGCTTGACCATCCTGCTGGTGGAGCAAAACTTCCGTTTTGCTGCCCCCATCGCCGACCGTCACTACGTTATGGAACACGGTCATATCGTTGAGGAAATTCAAGCCAATGAGCTTGAAGCCAAAACAGAGCTCCTGAACACCTATCTTGGGGTTTGATCCCTTAACTGAGAAATAAAAATAACAATGCTCGACAGGAGAGTAACGATGAAAATGATGAAAAAGACCCTTCTCGCTGCGTCCGTTGCCGCTTTTGCGTCTTCAGCTGCCATGGCCAATGTCTCTGATGGCAAGGTCAAGATCGGTGTGCTGGCTGACATGGGCGGTGTGTATGCGGATATCTGTGGCGAAGGCTGTGTGACCGCGATCAAGATGGCAGCCGAGGACTTCGGTGGCAGCGTTCTGGGTGCGCCGATTGAAATCGTCAGCGCCGATGATCAGCTCAAGCCGGATGTGGGCTCTGCCATCGTGCGCAAATGGCTCGAGAATGAGCAGGTGGATGCCGTAGGCGGTCTGGTGGCCTCTTCGGTGGTACTCGCGGCGACCAAAGTGACCACTGATGCCAAGAGGATCGCCATGATCTCCACGGCGGCCTCCAACGCACCCACCACCTCACACTGCTCACCCTACAACGTACACTGGACCTATAACGTCCAGGCACTGGCCAACGGTACGGTCAAACCGATGGTCGATAGCGGCAAGAAAAAGTGGTTCTTCATCACTGCGGACTATGCCTTCGGTCATGCACTGGAGAAGGTGGCGTCGAAGGTTATCGCCGATAATGGCGGTGAAGTGGTCGGGTCGGCCCGTGCGCCTCTGTCTACGACTGATTTCTCTTCCTATATCCTTCAGGCGCAGTCTTCCGGAGCTGACGTAGTGGCGCTGGCCAACGCAGGTAACGATACGGTGAACTCGCTGAAAGCGGCGGCCGAATTTGGTCTGACGCAAATGGTAGATGTGGCCGGTCTGCTGGTATTTACGCCAAACGCCCAAGCGATGGATCCGACTGTAGCGGGTGGCATGCGAACCACCACCGGTTTCTACTGGGATTACGATGATGAAACCCGTGCCTGGAGCAAGCGCTTCAAGGAGCGTCATGGTTCCATTCCGGCCATGGGCCACGCTGGTGCCTACTCCATGGCGATGCACTACTTCAAGGCGATTGAAGCTGCCGGTACGGATGAGTCCGATGCCGTTATCAAGAAAATGAAAGAGATGAAGCCGGATGACTTTTTCTCCCGCAATGCAACGCTGCGCAGCGATGGTCGCATGGTTCACGACATGTACTATGTTGAAATCAAGAAGCCTGAGGAGCGCAGTGATAACGATGATATCTTCAAGGTCATCAGTGTGATCCCGGGTGATCAGGCTTTTGCTCCGGTACTGCCTGAGTGCGACTTCAAATAACAATAAGAGTTAAACCCTGCAACAACTCTGCCCTGCTGCCCTGAATCGGGCGGCAGGGCAGCCTGACGGCTGCTTCTGGCCGCAGGATCAGGCAGGTGAGAACGGGACAAGGCTATGGCGACATTTCTCGGTATCAATCTCTTTGGTCTTTTCGGCCAGCTGCTGGTCGGTCTGATCAACGGGTCATTCTATGCTCTGCTCAGCCTGGGGCTGGCAATCATCTTTGGTCTGCTCAAGATCATCAATTTTGCTCAGGGTGCCATGTACATGTTGGGTGCCTTTGCTGCCTGGATGGCGCTAAACTACTTCGGCATCAACTATTGGGCTGCACTGGTGATAGTGCCGCTGGTGGTTGGCTTTGTCGGTATCTTGATGGAGCGGTTTTTGATCCGTCCCATTGCCAATGAAGATCATCTTTACAGTCTGCTGCTGACCTTTGGGGTTGCGATGATTCTGCAGGGGCTGTTTACCCATCTCTACGGCTCCTCAGGTATGTCATATACCATTCCTGACTCATTGCGTGGGGGTACCAAGCTGCCATTCATGTATTTGCCGGACTATCGTCTCTGGATTATCTGTGCCTCGGTCGTGGTCTGTGGCCTGACCTGGTGGATGATTGAGAAAACCAAACTGGGCGCCTATCTGCGTGCCGGTACCGAGAACCCGCAGTTGATGCAGGCATTTGGTATTAACGTTCCCTTGATTGTGACACTGACCTTTGGCTTCGGTGTGGGTCTGGCCGGCCTTGCCGGTGTCATGGCTGCCCCGATCTACTCCGTGTCACCGGATATGGGTTCCAACATTCTGATTGTGGTGTTCGCCATTGTGGTGATCGGCGGTATGGGCTCCATTGGTGGTGCAATACTGACGGGTCTCGGCATGGGGGTCATCGAAGGCTTGACCAAGTATTTTTACCCGGAAGCGTCCAATACCGTCATCTTTCTGGTCATGGTGGTTGTATTGCTGGTGAAACCGGCCGGTCTGTTCGGTAAGGAAGCCTGAGGGGGTTATGATGAAAGTAAACAAACTCTATGTAGCACTTCTGGTGCTGGCGGTAGTGGCTCCCTTTTTCCTCTACCCGGTATTTCTGGCCAAGCTGCTCTGTTTTGCGCTCTTTGCCTGTGCGTTCAACC
This DNA window, taken from Marinobacterium iners, encodes the following:
- a CDS encoding ABC transporter substrate-binding protein, with the translated sequence MKMMKKTLLAASVAAFASSAAMANVSDGKVKIGVLADMGGVYADICGEGCVTAIKMAAEDFGGSVLGAPIEIVSADDQLKPDVGSAIVRKWLENEQVDAVGGLVASSVVLAATKVTTDAKRIAMISTAASNAPTTSHCSPYNVHWTYNVQALANGTVKPMVDSGKKKWFFITADYAFGHALEKVASKVIADNGGEVVGSARAPLSTTDFSSYILQAQSSGADVVALANAGNDTVNSLKAAAEFGLTQMVDVAGLLVFTPNAQAMDPTVAGGMRTTTGFYWDYDDETRAWSKRFKERHGSIPAMGHAGAYSMAMHYFKAIEAAGTDESDAVIKKMKEMKPDDFFSRNATLRSDGRMVHDMYYVEIKKPEERSDNDDIFKVISVIPGDQAFAPVLPECDFK
- a CDS encoding branched-chain amino acid ABC transporter permease, coding for MATFLGINLFGLFGQLLVGLINGSFYALLSLGLAIIFGLLKIINFAQGAMYMLGAFAAWMALNYFGINYWAALVIVPLVVGFVGILMERFLIRPIANEDHLYSLLLTFGVAMILQGLFTHLYGSSGMSYTIPDSLRGGTKLPFMYLPDYRLWIICASVVVCGLTWWMIEKTKLGAYLRAGTENPQLMQAFGINVPLIVTLTFGFGVGLAGLAGVMAAPIYSVSPDMGSNILIVVFAIVVIGGMGSIGGAILTGLGMGVIEGLTKYFYPEASNTVIFLVMVVVLLVKPAGLFGKEA
- a CDS encoding ABC transporter ATP-binding protein — translated: MSADYVLETRNLVKEFKGFTAVDDVNLQVTRGNIHALIGPNGAGKTTVFNLLTKFLIPTTGQILFNGRDITSMRPAAIARAGVVRSFQISAVFPHLTVLENVRIALQRKEGNSFHFWRSQNVLNKLNDRAVELLDSVGLAEFADAQTVDLSYGRKRALEIATTLALEPELMLLDEPTQGMGHEDVGLVADLIKKVSEGRTILMVEHNLHVVSKLADRITVLQRGAILTEGDYATVSADPRVREAYMGTAASEEQDRANEQAAKDAAAAEETRA
- a CDS encoding ABC transporter ATP-binding protein; protein product: MSTYGEKLRIDDLHAFYGESHILHGIDMNIMQGELVTLLGRNGAGRSTTLRAIMNMVGRRTGSININGNETLNMPAHKIAHLGLGYCPEERGIFSSLNVEENLLLPPAVRSDGMSVEELYEMFPNLYERRYSQGTRLSGGEQQMLALARILRSGANILLLDEITEGLAPVIVQKLGEVLVKLKERGLTILLVEQNFRFAAPIADRHYVMEHGHIVEEIQANELEAKTELLNTYLGV